One window of Branchiostoma lanceolatum isolate klBraLanc5 chromosome 8, klBraLanc5.hap2, whole genome shotgun sequence genomic DNA carries:
- the LOC136440691 gene encoding uncharacterized protein yields MRHFVVLAVVSLLLHGYLVEGQGNSTGSGTLPPGATPAGSAATCHACTANVSNSADPCFSAPTGSGSACPNGVCIVVLQDDANGDPVSFERSCNNLACTTDNDNSVFSQAAGGGTSYEKCCDGAADCNTFSADDLRNTAGKLTAGLAAIFFGAIFLLVL; encoded by the exons ATGAGGCACTTTGTGGTGTTGGCCGTTGTCAGTCTCCTTCTGCACGGCTATCTGGTTGAAGGCCAAG GAAACTCTACTGGCAGCGGTACTCTTCCTCCTGGTGCTACACCAGCGGGATCT GCGGCAACCTGTCATGCCTGCACTGCAAACGTAAGCAATTCTGCAGATCCATGCTTCAGTGCGCCGACTGGGTCTGGTTCCGCATGTCCCAATGGAGTCTGCATC GTCGTGCTTCAGGATGATGCAAATGGCGATCCTGTGAGCTTCGAGCGGAGTTGCAATAATTTAGCCTGCACCACCGACAACGACAACAGTGTCTTCTCACAAGCCGCAGGAGGTGGGACAAGTTACGAAAAGTGCTGTGACGGTGCTGCTGACTGCAACACGTTCAGCGCCGACGACCTGAGGAACACTGCTGGGAAGCTGACTGCTGGACTGGCCGCCATCTTTTTCGGCGCCATTTTTCTGTTGGTGCTTTAA